Proteins found in one Candidatus Cloacimonadota bacterium genomic segment:
- a CDS encoding aconitase family protein, with amino-acid sequence DVKELKGLKVDSVFVGSCTNGRIEDMRWVAEILKGNKVANGVMLRIVPTTKEVYGQMLKEGLIQVLYDAGAIISNPGCGGCASGQIGMTGKGEVQISTANRNFLGKQGDGDTYLASPVTAAFAAINGEL; translated from the coding sequence CGGATGTTAAAGAATTAAAAGGTTTAAAAGTTGATTCCGTATTCGTTGGCTCCTGTACTAACGGGAGAATTGAAGATATGCGTTGGGTTGCTGAAATTCTTAAAGGAAATAAAGTAGCTAATGGTGTTATGTTGAGAATAGTTCCTACCACAAAAGAGGTTTACGGACAGATGCTTAAAGAAGGTTTGATACAAGTTCTTTATGATGCTGGAGCAATTATTTCAAATCCAGGTTGCGGCGGATGCGCTTCTGGACAAATTGGAATGACAGGTAAAGGCGAGGTGCAGATTTCAACTGCTAATAGAAATTTTCTTGGAAAACAGGGAGACGGAGACACCTATCTCGCAAGTCCAGTTACAGCAGCTTTTGCAGCAATTAATGGAGAATTGTAA
- a CDS encoding M23 family metallopeptidase, with product MNRFVNHFIFISVCIIFVIIGCSKEGSTIEIDPYIYIHGKIKKGESLYSELLSNNIDVTDAYKITNSLNKIYNLKFTHPNDSFLVKVDTLNQVQVLEFYPDILTKYIIKRDTTDNFISFKENIDYKKDIKFVCVNIETSLYEAFVDNGLNPELAMDLSDIFQWDIDFFIDTRKGDSCKIVYEVFENKNNKVLKYGNILATSYKGKNFDLTAYYYSNGNKYHSYYGKDGRSFQKAFLKSPLNYSFISSYFGMRLHPITKKYWLHNGVDYAARWGTPVQASCDGVVIHKGWKGGHPTPHGNTGGYGNTIMIRHANGYKTLYGHLSRYARGTKIGTRVKQHDIIGYVGSTGWSTGPHLHYTIYQYDKAINPLKLKNVSGPPIPKELRMDFSKVVSTMDKILQNEDMSIVSSI from the coding sequence ATGAATAGATTTGTTAATCATTTTATATTTATATCAGTTTGTATCATATTTGTTATAATAGGATGTTCTAAAGAAGGTTCAACTATTGAAATTGATCCTTATATTTACATACACGGGAAAATAAAAAAAGGAGAGTCTCTTTATTCAGAATTATTGAGTAACAATATTGATGTCACAGATGCGTATAAGATTACTAACTCTTTGAATAAAATATATAATTTGAAATTTACACATCCCAATGACAGTTTTTTGGTTAAAGTTGACACTCTTAATCAAGTTCAAGTATTAGAATTTTATCCAGATATATTAACAAAATACATTATCAAAAGAGATACAACAGACAACTTTATTTCATTCAAGGAGAATATTGACTACAAAAAGGATATAAAATTTGTATGTGTAAATATTGAAACTTCCTTATATGAAGCATTTGTTGATAATGGACTAAATCCAGAATTGGCAATGGATTTAAGTGACATTTTTCAATGGGACATTGACTTTTTTATAGATACCAGGAAAGGGGATAGCTGTAAGATTGTTTATGAAGTTTTTGAAAATAAAAATAATAAAGTATTAAAATATGGAAACATCTTAGCCACTTCATATAAGGGGAAAAATTTTGATTTAACAGCTTACTATTATAGCAATGGAAATAAATATCATAGTTATTATGGTAAGGATGGAAGATCATTTCAAAAAGCATTTTTAAAATCACCCTTAAATTATTCTTTTATCAGTTCATATTTTGGGATGAGATTACATCCAATAACAAAAAAATATTGGCTTCATAATGGAGTTGATTATGCTGCAAGATGGGGTACTCCTGTTCAAGCCTCCTGTGATGGAGTTGTCATTCATAAAGGATGGAAAGGAGGACATCCAACTCCACACGGAAATACAGGCGGATACGGTAATACTATTATGATTCGTCATGCTAATGGATATAAGACATTATACGGACATCTTAGCAGATATGCTCGCGGCACTAAAATTGGAACAAGAGTAAAACAGCATGATATAATAGGTTATGTCGGCTCTACAGGATGGTCAACAGGGCCACATCTTCATTATACGATTTATCAGTATGATAAAGCAATTAACCCACTAAAACTAAAAAATGTATCAGGACCACCAATACCTAAAGAATTACGGATGGATTTTAGTAAGGTTGTTTCTACAATGGATAAAATATTACAAAACGAAGATATGAGTATTGTGTCATCAATTTAA